In Leptodesmis sichuanensis A121, the following are encoded in one genomic region:
- a CDS encoding Ig-like domain-containing protein: protein MKGHTVDFFPAPGHSLLENQSLLSFNAAATSLYSNAGSLTSSQFASPFQDTFSSSWWRSPASLDHDHARDGGAVAIFDPSVADISTLIAGLAPGTDVYILDPTWDAIAQITSILAHEHNISNLSLFAHGDPGEIDFSSMTFDFSDLGTYSADLQQWTKSLAQGAGISIYSCELAGSEQGKAFLQEWSQLAGVGIAASSRLIGNQALGGNWTLDFETSGFTTPDILQDWAKAAYQHVLDTFTVTNTNDSGAGSLRQAILNANALAGTDTITFDPTVFGSSPQTITLTSGQLIINDSVDIFGPLSSTLTVSGNNSNRVFFVNQGTVNLANFTIANGLARGGDGSSGGGGGGGFGGGLFINSGTVNLTNLVFTGNQAIGGNGGTGAGGGGGGLGGRGGIGGGGGGGGGGFAGNGGNGDGSGVSGGGGGGFAGNGGNGTITTGGTGGAGTGTILGGTAAGDGIGSTGGTGGSGGGIGGGGGGGSNGNGGAGSIGGGGGGSGGNNTTGGSGGDFGGGGGGFSIGGAGGFGGGGGGGFTAGGNGGFGGGGGSSIASGAGNGQGGTLAGTGGSNGGGGGAGLGGAIFIRNGSLNIAGGVFNNNAATGGSGGGGGAQGGQGKAGAIFTGAGVTFTSSNLVFNGNTASNAGSTASDNGNLYVSPPTIALTPTTLPTGTAGTTYSQTLTASGGTTPYSFAITGGSLPSGFTLSPTGQLSGTTGLAGTFNFTATATDANSFTGSNPYQITIAPAAPSIVSFFSGSGQSATVNNAFANPLAAKVTDQFNNPISGVTVTFTAPTTGASGSFTGGANTITATTDINGIATTSFTANTVAGTYSVLANIQGGTTPAAFSLTNAAGNAASLAFTGLPTNTAAGASNSFTVTAQDTFGNTATSYNGVVLFTSSDGQAVLPTNATLTNGTGTFNATLRTIGSQTINASSGGLRSASATLTVDPGAASTLLISGLPSSTIAGTQSSLTLTAKDAFGNTVTNYNGVVLLTSSDGQAVLPTNANLTNGTGTFNVILKTAGTQTLNASSGPLTATSASLTVTPSVATNLAIAGVPAAVTAGASQPFTVTARDAFGNTATNYTGVVLFTSSDGQAVLPSSAALTNGTGTFNATLRTAGTQSLRVTDTVTSSITGTANTTVTPATANKFLVTGLPATTTAGNPNSFTVTAQDAFGNTDTNYTGVVLFTSSDGQAILPPNATLNNGIGTFSTILRSAGIQSVQVADSQNSAITGQQSGITVNPAATSQFLVSGLPATLTAGTPNTFTVTAQDAFGNTTPGYTGTVLFTSSDGKAVLPTSATLNSGTGTFNATLRTAGTQSVTATDSRTSSITGTQSGITVNAGAATALALTGLPTTLAAGTSQAITVTAQDDFGNTATGYNGVVLFTSSDGQAVLPTNANLTNGAGTFNATLRTAGNQTVSVSSGVLRGASASVAVTAGAASQFLVAGIPSTVVAGTAQPLTVTAQDSFGNTATTYNGVVLFTSNDGQAILPTNARLTNGTGNFNATLRTAGTGRTITATDSTNSSITGSATGITVVPGAASTLLLSGFPSTVTAGDPQSVTVTAQDAFGNTATGYSGVVLFTSSDGQAVLPSSATVTGGTGTFNATLRTAGQQSLTATDSVNNTLTTTLSGITVNPATASSFLITGPSTVTAGTAQNFTAVAKDAFGNTATGYTGTVLFTSSDGQAVLPTNVTFNNGTATFSATLRTAGTRSLTITDSTNSSLTGTNAGITVTPADASSLQLTGLPATTTAGVAQSFNVIARDPFGNTATGYRGVVLFTSSDGQAVLPTNATLNNGTGTFSATLKTAGTQTLLANSGNLTSTPVSITVNPAAANNFLVSGFPQTATAGTSQSFNVTARDAFGNTATGYNGVLLFTSSDGQATLPPNGTLTNGTGTFNASLKTAGTQSLTVRDSVNSAITGTQTGIVITPAATSTFIVAGLPATTVAGTSQPFTVTAKDDFGNTTTGYNGVVLFTSSDGQAVLPTNATLVNGTGTFGATLRTAGPQSVTATDASNSSITGTQSNILVTPAAASNFVVSGFPNNTIAGTAQTFDVLAKDPFGNTAVGYTGTVLFTSSDGQAVLPTNARLTNGAGTFSATLKTAGTQSLRATDSTNSSITGVQTGITILPSTATKLLVSGFPTTVVAGTSQSLTVTAQDEFGNTATGYNGVLLFTSNDGQAVLPTNATLTNGTGTFNATLRTVGTTRSITATDSTNNTITGTQSGITVTPAAASRFVVSGFGNPSVAGTQKAFTVTAQDAFGNIDTNYNGVVLFTSNDGQATLPSNSRLTNGTGTFNATLRTAGTRSLTATDSTNSNITGTQAGIVITPAATNRLQLTGLPTSTTAGVANNFTVTAQDAFGNTTPGYTGTVLFTSSDGQAVLPTNTTLVNGTGNFIATLRTAGSQSISVNSTGLTGASSTLTVTPAAASLLTLTGPTTTAAGAAQPFTVTAKDAFGNIDTNYTGTVLFTSSDGQAVLPTNATLNAGTGTFNATLRTVGTQTLNISSGNLTGASTSLTVTPGTATRLVLSGLPTTTIAGTSQTFTLTAQDAFGNTATNYSGVVLFTSSDGQAVLPTNVSLNQGTGTFSATLRTAGTQGLIANSGNLTSAAANITVTPAAASTFQIAGLPASTQAGTANNFTLTARDAFGNTATGYTGTVLFTSSDGQAVLPPGSTLTNGVGTFSATFGTAATQSLTARDSVIPTITGTRSGIIVTPGATSQFRVTGLPPSTTAGAANPLTVTAQDAFGNITPTYTGSVRFTSSDAQAVLPTSVSFSSGTGTITTGVVLKTAGLQSVTAIDTQDSNITGTLSGVTVTPAATSTLLVSGLPATVTAGTANAFTVTAQDAFGNITPGYAGRLRFTSNDNQAILPVDTTLTNGVGNFTATLRTAGTRSLTATDTGNPSLTGTQSGITVNPAAASTLLVSGFPALTTAGTQQAFTVTAQDPFGNIATGYTGTLLFTSSDGQAVLPTNSTLTNGTGTFNATLRTAGSQTLIASDSTNASLTGNQSGITVTPAATSTFSLSGFPSTVTAGNQQSFTVTAQDAFGNTTPGYTGVVVFTSNDGQAVLPNSSGLVNGVGNFTATLKTAGARSLTATDLANNSITATQTGITVNPAATSQIVVAGLPSTTTAGVNQTFTVTAQDPFGNVTPSYTTPIAFASSDSQAVLPTSAPLTNGTGSFTTNLRTAGNQTFTVSSGNLPAVLSNLTVNAAAASVVIPTVATTQAVDINRTLFNPLRVRVTDAFGNPIAGNTVTFSAPSSGPGATFNGSVTVTTNGLGIATASPLVANNQLGTYNVTATAAGVATPVTFNFTNRNPFIIDFNGDNKSDLIWRESSTNTNGFWLLDGVVFSTAVATSLAPTPDLNWAIASSGDFNGDGQRDLLWRNNATGENLVWLMNGTTSLSSVALPSAPAGWYIAGTGDFVGDGGVDIVWRNYITGDNGFWLMNGTSLTGTVSLGTVPTNWAIAGVGDLNGDGQPDLLWQNYTDGTLGYWAMNGTSFVSGVTLQSFSPPNWVLSGLADFTGDGQPDFLWRNYVTGENGIWVMNGANFVSSVELPSPIPASWTLTNKPPIVPV from the coding sequence TTGAAGGGTCATACCGTGGATTTCTTTCCTGCTCCGGGTCACTCGCTCCTCGAAAATCAGTCCCTCCTGTCGTTCAATGCAGCGGCCACCAGTCTTTATTCAAATGCTGGTTCTCTTACTTCTTCACAATTCGCCTCGCCCTTTCAGGACACTTTCTCTTCATCCTGGTGGCGTTCTCCGGCATCACTCGATCATGACCATGCAAGAGATGGGGGTGCCGTTGCGATTTTTGATCCTTCCGTTGCCGATATCTCGACGCTGATTGCTGGACTGGCTCCCGGAACAGACGTTTACATCCTGGATCCAACGTGGGATGCGATCGCCCAAATCACCAGTATCCTGGCCCACGAACACAATATTTCCAACCTCAGCCTGTTTGCCCACGGAGATCCTGGAGAAATCGACTTTAGCTCCATGACCTTCGATTTCAGCGATCTGGGGACTTACTCAGCAGATTTGCAACAGTGGACAAAATCTTTAGCCCAGGGAGCCGGAATCTCCATCTATAGCTGTGAGCTGGCTGGCAGTGAGCAGGGAAAAGCCTTTTTACAGGAATGGAGTCAGTTAGCCGGAGTGGGGATCGCTGCATCCAGCCGTCTCATTGGCAATCAAGCCTTAGGCGGTAACTGGACGCTAGACTTCGAGACGAGCGGCTTTACCACGCCGGATATTCTGCAAGACTGGGCAAAAGCCGCCTATCAACACGTTTTAGATACCTTCACCGTTACCAATACCAATGACAGTGGTGCAGGTTCATTACGGCAGGCCATCCTGAATGCCAATGCCCTGGCCGGAACAGATACGATTACCTTCGATCCAACTGTATTTGGCAGCAGTCCCCAAACCATCACACTCACATCAGGCCAACTGATCATCAATGACAGTGTGGATATCTTTGGGCCACTGAGCAGCACCCTCACTGTCAGTGGTAACAACTCCAACCGGGTCTTCTTTGTCAACCAAGGCACGGTCAATCTAGCCAATTTTACGATCGCCAACGGCTTAGCCAGAGGTGGGGATGGCAGTAGCGGTGGCGGTGGCGGTGGCGGCTTCGGCGGCGGTCTGTTCATCAACAGTGGCACGGTCAACTTAACCAATCTCGTCTTCACGGGCAACCAGGCGATCGGGGGTAACGGGGGTACTGGTGCCGGTGGCGGTGGCGGTGGCCTCGGGGGTAGAGGCGGCATCGGCGGTGGCGGCGGTGGCGGCGGTGGCGGCTTCGCAGGCAATGGTGGTAATGGCGACGGCAGCGGCGTAAGCGGTGGCGGTGGCGGTGGCTTCGCAGGCAATGGCGGTAATGGCACAATTACCACAGGTGGCACAGGTGGCGCAGGTACTGGAACCATTCTCGGAGGCACAGCGGCTGGGGATGGTATCGGTAGTACAGGCGGTACTGGCGGCAGTGGCGGTGGCATCGGCGGCGGCGGCGGCGGCGGTAGCAATGGTAATGGCGGGGCTGGCAGTATTGGCGGCGGCGGCGGCGGTAGTGGTGGCAACAATACTACTGGCGGCAGCGGCGGTGACTTTGGCGGCGGCGGCGGCGGCTTTAGCATTGGTGGGGCTGGCGGCTTTGGCGGCGGCGGCGGCGGCGGCTTCACGGCTGGCGGCAATGGCGGCTTTGGCGGCGGCGGTGGCAGCAGCATTGCCAGTGGTGCCGGAAATGGTCAGGGCGGAACTCTGGCTGGAACTGGCGGTAGCAATGGCGGTGGCGGTGGTGCCGGATTGGGAGGAGCCATTTTTATTCGCAATGGTTCTCTTAACATTGCGGGCGGTGTGTTTAATAACAACGCTGCTACAGGAGGTAGTGGTGGCGGCGGCGGTGCCCAGGGCGGTCAGGGGAAAGCAGGAGCTATCTTTACTGGAGCAGGCGTAACCTTTACCAGTAGTAATCTCGTCTTCAATGGCAACACTGCTTCTAATGCAGGATCGACGGCCAGCGATAATGGCAATCTCTACGTCAGCCCACCTACGATCGCCCTTACTCCCACGACCTTACCCACTGGCACTGCCGGAACAACCTATTCTCAAACGTTGACAGCCAGCGGTGGTACCACTCCCTATAGCTTTGCAATCACGGGAGGCAGTTTACCCAGTGGATTCACCCTGTCCCCGACTGGCCAGTTGAGCGGCACCACAGGACTGGCCGGAACCTTCAACTTCACTGCTACAGCTACGGATGCCAATAGTTTCACCGGATCGAATCCCTATCAAATTACGATCGCTCCGGCGGCTCCCTCGATCGTCAGCTTTTTCTCTGGATCAGGACAAAGCGCTACGGTTAATAACGCTTTTGCTAATCCTTTAGCGGCCAAGGTCACAGATCAATTTAACAACCCTATCAGTGGAGTGACTGTTACCTTCACCGCGCCTACAACAGGAGCCAGCGGCTCGTTCACGGGTGGAGCCAATACCATCACGGCGACCACAGACATCAATGGGATTGCCACCACATCCTTTACAGCCAATACGGTCGCTGGAACCTACAGCGTGCTGGCGAATATTCAGGGTGGTACAACCCCAGCGGCCTTTAGCCTGACCAATGCTGCTGGCAATGCTGCTAGTCTGGCCTTTACAGGCCTACCCACTAATACAGCAGCAGGAGCCTCTAATAGTTTTACAGTCACGGCTCAAGATACCTTTGGCAATACGGCCACGAGTTATAACGGTGTTGTGTTATTTACCAGCAGTGATGGACAGGCGGTGCTGCCGACCAATGCCACCCTGACGAATGGCACAGGTACCTTCAATGCCACCCTGAGAACCATTGGCAGTCAAACCATTAATGCCAGCAGCGGAGGGCTGAGGAGCGCATCAGCTACCCTCACGGTTGATCCAGGTGCGGCCAGTACCTTGCTCATCAGTGGCCTTCCCTCCAGCACGATCGCTGGAACTCAATCGTCCCTAACCCTCACGGCGAAGGATGCCTTTGGCAATACAGTCACTAATTACAATGGCGTAGTGCTGCTGACCAGTAGTGATGGTCAAGCCGTTCTGCCAACCAATGCCAACCTGACGAATGGCACAGGCACCTTTAATGTCATCCTGAAAACGGCTGGAACCCAAACCTTAAATGCCAGCAGTGGGCCATTGACCGCAACTTCAGCCAGTTTGACAGTCACACCAAGTGTGGCAACCAATTTGGCGATCGCTGGAGTTCCCGCCGCAGTAACAGCCGGAGCTTCCCAACCCTTCACCGTAACGGCCAGGGATGCCTTCGGTAACACAGCCACCAATTATACGGGCGTAGTTTTATTCACCAGCAGTGACGGACAGGCCGTACTTCCCAGTAGCGCAGCCCTGACGAATGGCACAGGCACCTTTAATGCCACGCTGAGAACCGCCGGTACGCAATCCCTGAGGGTAACTGATACCGTCACCTCTAGCATCACAGGAACAGCTAATACCACCGTCACTCCGGCTACCGCGAATAAATTCTTAGTGACTGGCCTACCTGCCACCACCACAGCCGGAAATCCGAATTCCTTTACCGTCACTGCCCAGGATGCCTTTGGCAACACAGATACCAATTACACAGGTGTGGTCTTATTTACCAGTAGTGACGGTCAAGCCATCCTGCCTCCCAACGCCACCCTGAACAACGGCATAGGCACCTTTAGCACAATCCTACGCAGTGCCGGAATTCAGTCTGTCCAAGTGGCTGATTCTCAGAACAGCGCCATCACCGGGCAGCAATCAGGCATTACGGTGAATCCAGCAGCCACCAGCCAGTTTTTAGTATCTGGCTTGCCTGCCACCCTCACCGCTGGCACCCCCAATACCTTTACGGTGACGGCTCAGGATGCCTTTGGTAATACCACTCCGGGCTATACCGGAACCGTACTCTTCACCAGTAGCGATGGCAAAGCTGTCCTCCCCACCAGCGCCACACTCAATAGTGGAACAGGCACCTTCAACGCTACTTTAAGAACCGCCGGTACCCAGTCCGTAACTGCTACCGATTCCAGAACCAGTAGTATTACGGGCACCCAGTCAGGCATCACGGTGAATGCGGGTGCAGCCACTGCACTTGCTTTAACAGGTCTGCCCACTACTTTGGCAGCAGGCACCTCGCAAGCTATCACTGTCACCGCGCAGGATGATTTTGGCAATACGGCCACAGGCTACAACGGGGTGGTGCTATTCACTAGCAGTGATGGACAGGCGGTTCTCCCGACCAATGCCAACTTGACCAACGGCGCAGGCACTTTCAATGCCACCTTAAGAACCGCAGGCAATCAAACCGTCAGTGTGAGCAGTGGTGTTCTGAGAGGAGCTTCAGCCAGTGTGGCAGTGACAGCAGGGGCTGCCAGTCAATTCCTGGTTGCTGGAATTCCCAGCACTGTTGTGGCAGGTACCGCACAACCTTTAACCGTGACTGCCCAGGATAGCTTTGGCAACACCGCAACCACCTACAACGGCGTGGTGCTGTTTACCAGTAATGATGGACAGGCGATTCTCCCGACCAATGCCAGACTGACCAATGGTACAGGTAACTTTAATGCCACTTTAAGAACTGCAGGTACTGGCAGAACGATCACCGCTACCGACTCCACCAATAGCAGCATTACGGGTAGTGCAACAGGCATCACTGTAGTTCCAGGTGCGGCCAGCACCTTGTTGCTATCTGGATTCCCCTCCACAGTGACGGCAGGCGATCCCCAATCCGTAACTGTCACGGCTCAGGATGCCTTTGGCAACACGGCTACGGGTTACAGCGGTGTGGTCTTGTTTACCAGTAGTGATGGTCAGGCCGTTCTTCCGTCGAGTGCCACCGTTACGGGAGGAACCGGAACCTTTAATGCCACCCTGAGAACGGCTGGACAACAATCCCTGACAGCAACTGATTCCGTCAACAACACTCTGACCACAACGCTATCAGGCATCACCGTCAATCCAGCTACAGCCAGCAGTTTCCTAATTACTGGCCCCAGTACCGTGACAGCAGGAACGGCTCAAAACTTTACCGCGGTCGCAAAAGATGCTTTTGGCAATACGGCCACAGGTTATACCGGAACGGTGCTGTTCACCAGTAGTGACGGACAGGCGGTGCTGCCCACTAATGTCACCTTTAATAATGGCACTGCTACCTTCTCGGCCACTTTGAGAACAGCAGGTACACGATCGCTCACCATTACCGACTCCACCAATAGCAGCCTCACCGGAACCAACGCTGGCATTACAGTCACTCCAGCCGATGCCAGCTCACTCCAGCTCACTGGACTGCCAGCAACGACGACTGCTGGGGTAGCCCAATCCTTTAATGTGATTGCCAGAGATCCCTTTGGGAACACGGCTACTGGATATCGGGGAGTTGTCCTGTTTACTAGCAGCGATGGTCAGGCCGTCTTACCAACCAACGCGACTTTGAATAATGGCACGGGCACCTTTAGCGCCACACTGAAAACGGCAGGGACTCAAACCCTATTAGCCAACAGTGGTAATCTCACCAGCACCCCCGTCTCAATTACCGTCAACCCAGCCGCTGCCAATAATTTCCTCGTTTCTGGCTTCCCCCAAACAGCTACCGCTGGTACCTCTCAGTCCTTCAACGTGACGGCTAGAGATGCGTTTGGTAACACCGCCACGGGGTACAACGGCGTGCTCTTGTTCACCAGCAGTGATGGTCAGGCTACTTTACCGCCCAACGGCACTCTAACCAATGGCACCGGCACCTTTAATGCCAGCCTGAAAACCGCTGGCACTCAATCCTTAACGGTCAGAGATAGCGTCAACTCGGCGATTACAGGCACCCAAACGGGCATTGTGATCACGCCAGCCGCCACCAGTACCTTTATAGTAGCTGGATTACCTGCAACGACCGTAGCTGGCACCTCTCAGCCCTTCACCGTGACTGCCAAAGATGACTTTGGCAATACCACGACGGGTTACAACGGTGTAGTGCTATTTACTAGCAGTGACGGACAGGCGGTGCTGCCAACAAACGCGACACTGGTGAACGGAACAGGCACCTTTGGGGCAACATTACGAACCGCTGGCCCACAATCCGTAACTGCAACAGATGCCAGCAATTCCAGCATTACAGGCACCCAATCAAATATTCTGGTGACTCCAGCCGCCGCCAGTAACTTTGTGGTGTCGGGCTTCCCCAACAATACGATCGCAGGCACTGCGCAAACCTTCGATGTCCTGGCTAAGGATCCTTTCGGCAATACGGCAGTCGGCTATACCGGAACCGTGCTCTTCACCAGCAGTGATGGTCAGGCGGTTCTCCCGACCAATGCCAGGTTGACCAATGGGGCAGGTACCTTTAGCGCCACCCTGAAAACGGCTGGAACCCAATCCCTGAGAGCAACGGATAGCACAAACTCCAGCATTACTGGCGTACAGACTGGCATCACAATTCTGCCGTCCACAGCGACGAAACTCTTAGTCTCCGGGTTCCCGACCACTGTGGTTGCGGGTACATCCCAGTCCCTCACCGTCACAGCTCAGGATGAGTTTGGCAATACGGCCACAGGTTACAACGGTGTGCTGCTGTTTACCAGTAATGACGGGCAGGCGGTTCTCCCAACGAATGCCACGCTGACCAATGGGACAGGCACCTTCAACGCCACTCTGAGAACCGTGGGTACGACGCGATCGATCACTGCCACCGACTCCACCAACAACACCATTACAGGCACACAATCGGGCATTACAGTGACTCCCGCAGCCGCCAGTCGGTTCGTGGTCTCTGGATTTGGCAATCCATCTGTCGCAGGCACTCAGAAAGCCTTCACCGTCACCGCTCAAGATGCCTTTGGTAACATAGACACCAACTACAACGGGGTGGTGCTATTCACCAGCAATGACGGACAGGCAACCTTACCCAGCAATTCCAGACTGACGAATGGGACGGGCACCTTCAACGCCACGTTAAGGACAGCAGGAACGCGATCGCTGACTGCCACTGATTCCACCAATAGCAATATCACTGGCACCCAGGCTGGTATTGTGATCACCCCAGCCGCCACCAACCGTTTGCAGTTAACTGGTTTACCCACAAGCACTACAGCAGGAGTTGCCAATAACTTCACAGTCACCGCCCAGGATGCATTCGGCAATACGACTCCTGGCTATACCGGAACCGTGCTCTTCACCAGCAGTGATGGGCAGGCCGTTCTGCCCACTAATACCACCCTGGTCAACGGAACAGGTAACTTCATTGCTACGCTGAGAACTGCTGGCAGCCAATCTATCAGTGTCAACAGCACAGGTTTGACAGGAGCCTCTTCCACCCTCACCGTGACTCCAGCCGCCGCCAGCCTCTTGACCTTAACTGGCCCCACAACCACTGCCGCCGGTGCGGCCCAACCCTTTACGGTAACGGCGAAAGATGCCTTCGGCAATATCGATACCAATTACACGGGTACCGTTCTATTTACCAGCAGCGATGGCCAAGCAGTTCTTCCCACAAACGCGACCTTAAACGCTGGCACAGGCACCTTTAATGCCACGCTGAGAACAGTCGGTACGCAAACCCTGAATATCAGCAGCGGTAATTTGACAGGGGCTTCCACCAGTCTGACCGTTACTCCAGGAACCGCTACAAGGTTGGTGCTTAGCGGACTGCCCACAACCACGATCGCTGGCACATCCCAAACCTTCACCCTGACAGCTCAGGATGCCTTTGGTAATACTGCGACCAACTACAGTGGAGTCGTACTGTTCACCAGCAGTGATGGGCAAGCGGTGCTGCCTACCAACGTCTCGTTGAATCAGGGAACAGGAACATTCTCGGCAACCCTGAGAACTGCTGGCACCCAGGGCCTGATTGCCAATAGCGGCAATCTCACCAGTGCGGCAGCGAACATCACGGTCACTCCAGCCGCAGCCAGCACCTTCCAGATTGCAGGATTACCAGCCAGCACCCAGGCCGGAACTGCCAATAACTTTACACTGACAGCAAGGGATGCTTTCGGGAACACGGCAACGGGCTATACGGGTACCGTCCTGTTTACCAGCAGTGATGGTCAGGCGGTTCTACCTCCTGGCAGCACCCTCACCAATGGAGTTGGTACCTTCAGTGCTACCTTCGGAACGGCAGCGACCCAATCCCTGACCGCACGGGATAGCGTCATTCCCACCATTACAGGAACTCGCTCCGGCATCATCGTCACACCGGGAGCAACCAGCCAGTTCCGGGTCACAGGTTTGCCACCATCCACCACTGCCGGAGCCGCAAATCCACTGACGGTTACGGCTCAGGATGCTTTTGGCAATATCACACCAACTTACACAGGCTCAGTAAGGTTCACCAGCAGTGATGCTCAGGCAGTCCTACCGACCAGCGTGTCCTTTAGCAGTGGTACTGGCACGATTACTACGGGAGTAGTGCTGAAAACAGCAGGTCTCCAATCTGTTACCGCGATCGACACCCAGGACAGCAACATTACGGGCACCCTATCCGGTGTCACCGTAACTCCAGCCGCCACCAGTACTCTGCTCGTGAGTGGCCTACCAGCCACCGTTACCGCCGGAACCGCCAATGCTTTCACCGTCACGGCTCAGGATGCCTTCGGCAACATTACACCGGGATACGCAGGCAGACTGCGGTTCACCAGTAATGATAATCAGGCCATCCTACCTGTTGACACGACGTTAACCAATGGCGTGGGCAACTTCACCGCGACCTTGAGGACGGCAGGAACGCGATCGCTGACCGCTACCGACACAGGTAATCCTTCCTTAACTGGTACTCAGTCGGGTATCACCGTGAATCCGGCTGCCGCCAGTACCCTGCTGGTATCTGGCTTCCCGGCACTGACCACAGCCGGAACCCAGCAAGCCTTTACCGTGACAGCTCAAGATCCCTTTGGCAACATCGCGACGGGCTACACTGGCACTTTACTGTTTACCAGTAGCGATGGTCAGGCCGTATTACCAACTAACTCAACCCTGACCAATGGCACAGGTACTTTCAATGCCACCCTGAGAACAGCAGGGAGTCAAACGTTAATCGCCAGTGATTCCACCAACGCCAGCCTGACTGGAAACCAATCCGGCATTACCGTCACCCCGGCGGCAACTAGCACGTTCTCGCTTTCTGGCTTCCCCTCCACAGTAACGGCAGGAAATCAACAGTCCTTCACAGTGACCGCTCAGGATGCCTTTGGCAACACGACTCCGGGCTACACAGGGGTAGTTGTCTTCACCAGCAATGATGGTCAGGCTGTCTTGCCTAATAGCAGTGGTTTGGTCAATGGGGTTGGTAACTTCACCGCGACCTTGAAGACGGCTGGTGCCCGATCGCTGACCGCCACCGATCTGGCAAACAACAGTATTACGGCCACTCAAACGGGAATCACCGTGAACCCAGCAGCAACCAGTCAGATCGTTGTCGCTGGCTTACCCAGCACTACCACTGCCGGAGTTAATCAAACCTTTACCGTCACGGCACAAGATCCCTTTGGGAATGTCACTCCAAGTTATACAACCCCGATCGCCTTTGCCAGCAGCGATAGTCAGGCCGTATTGCCAACCAGTGCCCCACTCACCAACGGCACAGGTAGCTTTACCACCAACTTAAGGACGGCAGGCAATCAAACCTTTACGGTCAGCAGTGGTAATCTGCCTGCGGTACTTTCTAACCTGACTGTGAATGCCGCCGCCGCCAGCGTCGTGATCCCAACCGTAGCAACCACCCAGGCAGTCGATATTAATCGCACGTTGTTCAACCCGCTACGAGTTCGAGTTACGGATGCATTCGGTAACCCTATTGCAGGCAATACCGTTACCTTCAGTGCGCCTTCTAGTGGCCCTGGAGCTACCTTCAACGGCAGTGTGACCGTTACCACCAATGGTCTCGGCATTGCCACCGCTTCTCCCCTAGTCGCTAACAATCAACTAGGAACTTACAATGTCACCGCAACTGCCGCTGGAGTTGCTACACCAGTGACCTTCAACTTCACCAACCGCAATCCGTTCATTATTGACTTTAACGGAGACAATAAATCTGATCTGATCTGGCGTGAGAGCAGTACCAATACCAATGGATTCTGGTTATTGGATGGAGTCGTGTTCAGTACCGCTGTTGCCACTTCTCTTGCTCCAACCCCTGATCTAAATTGGGCGATCGCCAGTTCCGGTGACTTTAATGGAGATGGACAACGGGATCTGTTGTGGCGCAATAATGCTACAGGAGAAAACCTCGTCTGGTTGATGAACGGCACTACGTCCCTTAGCTCTGTCGCCCTACCCTCTGCGCCTGCCGGTTGGTACATCGCTGGCACTGGAGACTTTGTAGGCGATGGCGGAGTAGATATCGTTTGGCGAAACTACATCACTGGCGATAATGGCTTCTGGTTGATGAACGGCACCAGCTTAACTGGTACAGTGTCTTTGGGAACTGTACCAACCAATTGGGCAATTGCTGGAGTAGGCGACTTGAACGGCGATGGTCAACCCGATCTACTGTGGCAGAATTATACGGATGGAACCCTTGGTTATTGGGCGATGAATGGAACTTCTTTCGTTTCCGGTGTCACCTTACAATCATTCAGTCCTCCGAATTGGGTACTGAGCGGCTTAGCTGACTTTACCGGAGACGGACAACCCGACTTCCTGTGGCGAAATTATGTTACTGGGGAAAATGGAATTTGGGTTATGAATGGGGCTAATTTTGTGTCAAGCGTGGAACTCCCATCCCCCATCCCTGCAAGCTGGACATTAACCAACAAACCCCCGATCGTTCCGGTTTAA